The Pseudomonas sp. FP198 genomic interval TGGCGCGGTCGAGGTAGGCCAGGCTGTAGGTGATGAAGACGATGGGCATGATGTACCACCAGCGGCGGCTGGCGAGAGTGAGCGTTTGCATGTTGTGACTCCTGAGCTTGTTGTTTTTGTTCAGCAGGTGCGTTTGCGGTGGCTATTTCGCGAGCGGGCTCGCTCCCACAGGTTTAGCGTCGGGACTTGTGGGAGCGAGCCTGCTCGCGATCGGCGGTTTCAAATCCGGCCAATAATTCCTGGCGTGTCGGCAAGCCTTCCATGTCCCCGCGGCTCTGCACCGCGCGGCTGCCGATCCAGTTGGCGCGCTGTACCGCCTCGCTGACGTCGCGGCCTTCGAGCAACGCGCTGATCAGGCCGACGGCAAAACCATCGCCGGCGCCAACCGTGTCCACCACCCTGGACACCGGCACGCCGGCGACAAATCCCTGGTCCAGCTGGGTGCGGTAGTAGGCGCCGTCCGGGCCAAGCTTGATCACCACGACTTCGGCACCTTGGTCCAGGTAAAAGGCCGCGATGTCGGCCGGGTCGTCAAAACCGCTCAGCAACCGACCTTCGCCGAGTCCCGGCAAGACCCAGTGGGCAAGGGCGGCAAGGCGGTTGATCTCGCTGATCATCAACGCTTCGCTGGCCCACAGACTCGGGCGCAGGTTGGGGTCGAAGGACAGGCTGCGGCCGGCCTCGCGCATGCGGCTCATCAATTCGAAGGACATTGCTCGGGCTGTGTCCGACAGCGCCGGGACGATGCCGGTAGCGTGCAGATGACGGGCGCGGAGCAGGGCCGGTGCGATGGAATCGATCGAAAGGTGACTCGCCGCCGAGCCGCGACGGAAGTACTCGACCTGCGGATCGCTGCCGTCATCGGTGCGGGACTTGAACTGGAATCCGGTGGGGTGCGCCGGATCGACCGCCACGTGGCGGCAATCCAGGCCTTCTTTCTCCAGCGTCTGCACCACGAAGCGCCCCAGGGAGTCGGCACCGACCCGGCTGAGCCAGGCCACCTGGAACCCCAGCCGCGCCAAGCCGATGGCGACATTGCTGTCGGCCCCGGCGATGCGTTTGTGAAACTGGTCGACGCTGGCCAGGTCGCCGGTCTGGTCGGCCACCAGCATCGCCATGGTTTCGCCGAACGACAATACATCGAACTCAGGCATGAGCACTCTCCCGGCGCGATTGTCCGAGGCGGGACAGGGTGGCGACATGTTCAGCGGTCAGTTGCGCCAGGTCGTCGCCTTGCAGCGGATACTCGGCGGCGCGCATCACGCCGACGGGCATGTGCTTGAGCAATTGTTCCCACAGGTGCAGGTCTGCCAGCGCCGGGGGCACGGCGATCAGCTTGCCGTCGTCACGCCGGGCTACGGCCTTGCAGTGTACGTATGCCACATGCCGCCCGAGCTGACGCGCCGCCACGGTGGCGGATTGGTCCTGCCACTGCCAGTTGCCGATGTCGAAGGTCATGGCAACGGGCAACCCCTGCTCCTCAACAGCCGTGAAAAAACGCTGCAGGGGTTCGATCCGTCCGCCCTGCAGGGTCTGGTCGTTTTCCACCAACAGTTGCACCGGGCTGGTCGCCAATATTGGCGCCAGGGCCGCGAGGTCGTGGGAATCGGTGAAGTGGCCGAGGGACACTTTCAGCCAGGACGCGCCGAACGCTTCGCAGCGTTGCAAGGCGATCAGCAGAGCGGGATTGGGCCTGAGTTGGCCGGGCAGCCAGAGTTCGAGTGGCGATGAATAGATGCTTGCCAGCCCCTGGGCTTGCGCGCCGGCGGCCAGTTCAGCGGGTTGTTCGGTAGTGAGCAATTCTTCGCGCCATTCGATGCGCGAGGCACCGGCGGCGGCCAGCAGTTCGATAAAGCTGCCTTGGCCGCGTTGGCGCACGAGGTCGGCGCCGAAGCTGGAGAGGCTGATGGAAACGTGTGGTCTGGTCATTGTTGTTGTACCTTTGTTGTTGTGCCTCTGAAACCGGTTTCAGTTTTGTTCAAAAAAAGGGTTTTGCTTCAGGGCCGCTTCGCGAGCAGGCTCGCTCCCACAGGGATCTCCAGTGCGACGTCGATCCAGTGTGGGAGCGAGCCTGCTCGCGAAGGGGCCAGCCCGATCACTGCGAACCTCCCCGCGTCGACCCGCGCTCGATCAACCGCGCCGCAAAATCCAGGGTCTGCACCGGCCCGTTGTCACCGCGCAAGCGCTTGAGCAGGCATTCGAATGCACGGGCGCCAATTTCGGCGGTGGGTTGGGCGAGGGCGGTGATGCCGCTGCCCACCAAGGGGTACCAATCCAGGTCATCCAGGGCGATCAGGCCGATGTCGTTGAACAAATGACAACCGAGGTCGCGCAGTACCTGAGTGGCGGCGAGTGCGGCGATGCCGTTGGCGCAGAACAGTGCCTTGGGCCCCCGGTCCGGCTGGGCGAGAAAGGTCCTGATGCGCGGGAGGAGTTGATCGCCGGTTTCCACCACGGCCCCGGCCAGGGCTGGACGCCTCTCGATGCCGGTCTTGAAACTCTCGACCCGTTCGATCCGCGAGCTCGTGCCATCGAATGGCTCGGTCACCAGCAGCAGGTCGCGGTAACCGCGCTGGTCAAGGTGATCGAGGGCCATCTCGACGGCCGCCGGGTTGTCCAGCCCGACCAGGTCGGTGTCGAGCCGGTCGACCTTGCGATCCACCAGCACCATGGGCATTTCGCTGCGTAGCTCGAACAGTTCGTCGCGGTGATGACCCAGGGTGTTCACGATCAGCCCTTCGATGTTGTAGGCGCGCAGCAGCGCCAGGTGCTGGCGTTCCTGCTCGTCATCGCGGTCGGTGTTGCACACCACCAGGCTGTAGCCGTGGCGACGGCAGGCGGTTTCCACGCCATGCATCACGGCAATCGAATAAGGGTTGCGGATATCGGCCACGAGCATGCCGATCAGGCGGGTGCGCCCGCGCTTGAGGCCGCGGGCCATCTGGTTGGGCCGGTAGCCCAGCTCGTCGATCGCCTGCTCGATGCGCCGGGCGATGGCTTCGGAGAGCAGGGCGCGGTCTTCGCCAATGAAGCGCGAGACGCTGGCCTTGGAGACCCCGGCGCGCTCGGCGACATCAAGCATGGTCACGCGGCTGCGCTGGGCGGCGGAAAAAGAATTCACGGATTTAAACCTGCTTATTGGATTTATTAGCGGCTCTGAAACCGGTTTCAGGAAACACCAGAAGCTCATCGGGCGTCAAGGGCGGCGGGTCACAGGTGCGACCAACGGTGCTTCGCAGCAGCGGGCCCGTGGCGACGCTTCAGGCGGGCCTTGTCAGAACCGGGCCAAGCAAGCGATTTGCAGCGCGCCAGGCCGTGTGTTTAGCTGCCTGACGTTCCCAGCCCCTTGACTGCCGAAGCCACCATGAACCTTACCCAGCCTCGTTTGAGATTGCTGTCGATATTGAGTGTGATCGTATTGGGGGCGGGCGGTATGTCCTACGCCCTGCTTCGTCACAGTGGCGCGCCGCAAGACGAAGGGTTTGTCGCCGCGGAAATCAACGAAGGGGGTGTGGAAGACATCGGCACGCTGGCGTTGCCCGAGGTGGAAAAGCGCCTCAACTATTTGCTTCAGGACACCGGGCAAACCCTGCGGTCCCTGGAGTTGGTCAGTGATGCGCAACTGAGCGTGTCCATCGAAACGAGCGAGTCTGCCGGCGAGCAGTCGTTGCAATACGAGCCGCTGTTTGTCCCGTTAACCAGCGCGCAGCTGAAAGCTGAACTGGCGACGATCCAAGGCCTGCGTTTTGCCCAGAGGCTGTTTGCCGATGGCTCTGAAGCAAGGCTCGACACCAGCAGCCTCGATCCGCTCTGGAAGCGCGCCGCCACCCCGGATGAGCCGGTGGCCGAGCGGTACCTGCCGCAACGCCTGCGCTTTCGTGATGGCAGCGAAAAAGCCTTCGCCGAACTCAAGGGACCTCCGAAGATTGAGTCTGACGACTTGATCGCGTCCCATGACGCCTTCCTGATCGATGTCAACAAGCCACTGGCGAGTATCGGCCTGACGGTTGCTTACCGCAGCTATCCGGCGTTCAGGAAAGTGCAACTGGACAAGGATCAGCCGAAAGTAACGCTGGACGACGGCCAATCCTTCCAGCTCACCGCCTTGGGCGACGCGAGCGCCTCCGTGCGTTTGAGTACGCCGAAGTCGTCGACCTTCGTCGTGCAGGGCCTGGATGGGACGGGCAAGGCGCTCTACAGCAACGGCAGCAGTTCGCGGACGTTTCCCTCCGAGGGCGATATCGCAGCGTTGCAGGATTATTACCAAGCGCTGCAACAGACCAAGGATGATCTCAAGCAACTCAAGACCGCTCAGGCGGTGCAACAACAGCTGGAGCGCCTGACCGAAGCGCTTGTCGCCCAGGTGGGGCCGTTGAAAAACACCGAGGTCGAGTACCAGTTCGAGGCCACCCCGCAACGTATCGTCATTCATGTGCTCGAGCCGCTGGAAGACAACAGCGTTGAGTTCGGCCAGGTCGACAACGTCCTCGTGCCACAGGCGCGTTACGTCGCCCTGGACCGGAGCACCGAGCGCTACGGCTTCATCGATGAGACCGGCCAGTGGCTGATCAAACCCCGTTGGGTACAGATACAGGACAGCCTGATGGCGGATGCCTACACGCTGTTTTCAGCCGATAAAC includes:
- a CDS encoding AP endonuclease, with translation MTRPHVSISLSSFGADLVRQRGQGSFIELLAAAGASRIEWREELLTTEQPAELAAGAQAQGLASIYSSPLELWLPGQLRPNPALLIALQRCEAFGASWLKVSLGHFTDSHDLAALAPILATSPVQLLVENDQTLQGGRIEPLQRFFTAVEEQGLPVAMTFDIGNWQWQDQSATVAARQLGRHVAYVHCKAVARRDDGKLIAVPPALADLHLWEQLLKHMPVGVMRAAEYPLQGDDLAQLTAEHVATLSRLGQSRRESAHA
- a CDS encoding sugar kinase, with translation MPEFDVLSFGETMAMLVADQTGDLASVDQFHKRIAGADSNVAIGLARLGFQVAWLSRVGADSLGRFVVQTLEKEGLDCRHVAVDPAHPTGFQFKSRTDDGSDPQVEYFRRGSAASHLSIDSIAPALLRARHLHATGIVPALSDTARAMSFELMSRMREAGRSLSFDPNLRPSLWASEALMISEINRLAALAHWVLPGLGEGRLLSGFDDPADIAAFYLDQGAEVVVIKLGPDGAYYRTQLDQGFVAGVPVSRVVDTVGAGDGFAVGLISALLEGRDVSEAVQRANWIGSRAVQSRGDMEGLPTRQELLAGFETADREQARSHKSRR
- a CDS encoding WG repeat-containing protein, yielding MNLTQPRLRLLSILSVIVLGAGGMSYALLRHSGAPQDEGFVAAEINEGGVEDIGTLALPEVEKRLNYLLQDTGQTLRSLELVSDAQLSVSIETSESAGEQSLQYEPLFVPLTSAQLKAELATIQGLRFAQRLFADGSEARLDTSSLDPLWKRAATPDEPVAERYLPQRLRFRDGSEKAFAELKGPPKIESDDLIASHDAFLIDVNKPLASIGLTVAYRSYPAFRKVQLDKDQPKVTLDDGQSFQLTALGDASASVRLSTPKSSTFVVQGLDGTGKALYSNGSSSRTFPSEGDIAALQDYYQALQQTKDDLKQLKTAQAVQQQLERLTEALVAQVGPLKNTEVEYQFEATPQRIVIHVLEPLEDNSVEFGQVDNVLVPQARYVALDRSTERYGFIDETGQWLIKPRWVQIQDSLMADAYTLFSADKPSDPESDGQALRSQFAYFPTGSNKLVDLPFEYIAEALGDGLLLVERETNGPYGLYDARKHRFILPMKFVNPTVAGKVFIARLGKRTDLMEGLYGAYTLEGREILPTQFSGIEYREGYLYASSADRTRQDVYNLDGKRINPEGYNTSGRFVGQQPLLVQDVKSKKFAFIDRQGARLPIKLPYDEVEPFSNGMAVVGRDGSYGAIDLSGRLKVPLEYDRLNAFQTRYAAATRAGGGSALVLISQDNKLFKKLGSYTSMKVPDNGNDARYHVRGPGDSDEYRVYDADGNLVKDGG
- a CDS encoding LacI family DNA-binding transcriptional regulator, translated to MNSFSAAQRSRVTMLDVAERAGVSKASVSRFIGEDRALLSEAIARRIEQAIDELGYRPNQMARGLKRGRTRLIGMLVADIRNPYSIAVMHGVETACRRHGYSLVVCNTDRDDEQERQHLALLRAYNIEGLIVNTLGHHRDELFELRSEMPMVLVDRKVDRLDTDLVGLDNPAAVEMALDHLDQRGYRDLLLVTEPFDGTSSRIERVESFKTGIERRPALAGAVVETGDQLLPRIRTFLAQPDRGPKALFCANGIAALAATQVLRDLGCHLFNDIGLIALDDLDWYPLVGSGITALAQPTAEIGARAFECLLKRLRGDNGPVQTLDFAARLIERGSTRGGSQ